The following are encoded together in the Sphingomonas insulae genome:
- a CDS encoding MFS transporter, translated as MASRPVHPFRIANFRAYWLSRFSGTIAVSAMSIVIGWQVYNLARETMDVPQAAFMLGMIGFAQFVPLFLLTPVTGLVADSVDRRWIVRATTTLLVLTAGLLWLLTWSGHLTLTALFAAAVAFGVARAFSGPAYSALAPNLVPRESLPTAIAVSSIAWQVGTIAGPSVGGLLYAIHPEVAYGVATALFAVALVFMFLIGPVPQPPAQTDHRPLARIAEGFRYVRRNRLVLAAITLDLFAVLLAGATSLLPVYARDILHVGSQGLGVLAAGMGIGAATTAIWFSFRPMNTNVGTKMLAAVVVFGLAILTFGVASIITGALGLATSRIGIADTVLTIDPAFVLSLAALVVAGGADMVSVYVRQSLIQLHTPDAMRGRVSAVSQLTISASNELGEFESGVMASLLGPVGAVVFGGVGAIGITLIWARLFPELGAARTFDPPEILETEPQHGEAKP; from the coding sequence ATGGCCAGCCGTCCCGTCCACCCGTTCCGCATCGCGAACTTCCGCGCTTATTGGTTGTCGCGCTTCAGCGGCACGATCGCGGTCAGCGCGATGTCGATCGTGATCGGGTGGCAGGTGTACAATCTGGCGCGCGAGACGATGGACGTGCCGCAGGCAGCGTTCATGCTGGGCATGATCGGCTTCGCGCAATTCGTCCCGCTGTTCCTGCTGACGCCGGTCACCGGGCTGGTGGCGGACAGCGTCGATCGCCGGTGGATCGTCCGGGCGACGACGACGCTGCTGGTGTTGACCGCGGGGTTGCTGTGGCTGCTGACCTGGTCCGGGCATCTGACTCTGACCGCGTTGTTCGCGGCGGCGGTGGCGTTCGGGGTCGCCCGTGCGTTCTCCGGGCCGGCCTATTCCGCGCTCGCCCCCAATCTGGTGCCGCGCGAGAGCCTGCCGACCGCCATCGCCGTCAGCTCGATCGCCTGGCAGGTGGGGACGATTGCCGGTCCCAGCGTCGGCGGATTGCTGTACGCCATCCACCCCGAAGTCGCCTATGGCGTGGCCACCGCGCTGTTCGCGGTCGCGCTCGTCTTCATGTTCCTGATCGGGCCGGTGCCGCAGCCGCCGGCACAGACCGACCATCGCCCGCTGGCGCGGATCGCCGAGGGGTTCCGCTACGTGCGACGCAACCGGCTGGTGCTGGCGGCGATCACGCTCGACCTGTTCGCGGTGCTGCTTGCGGGCGCGACGTCGCTGCTGCCGGTCTATGCGCGCGATATCCTCCACGTCGGGTCGCAGGGCCTGGGCGTGCTGGCGGCGGGCATGGGCATCGGCGCGGCGACGACCGCGATCTGGTTCTCGTTCCGGCCGATGAACACCAATGTCGGCACCAAGATGCTGGCCGCGGTGGTCGTGTTCGGACTGGCCATCCTGACCTTCGGCGTTGCCAGCATCATCACCGGCGCGCTGGGCCTCGCCACGTCGCGGATCGGCATCGCCGACACCGTGCTGACGATCGATCCGGCCTTCGTCCTCAGCCTCGCCGCACTGGTCGTCGCGGGCGGGGCGGACATGGTGTCGGTCTATGTCCGGCAGTCGCTGATCCAGCTGCACACGCCCGACGCGATGCGCGGACGGGTGAGCGCGGTGTCGCAGCTGACCATATCGGCCTCCAATGAACTGGGCGAATTCGAGAGCGGCGTCATGGCGTCGTTGCTCGGGCCCGTCGGCGCGGTGGTGTTCGGCGGGGTCGGCGCGATCGGCATCACGTTGATCTGGGCACGCCTGTTTCCGGAACTCGGCGCCGCGCGAACCTTTGACCCGCCAGAGATACTCGAAACCGAACCTCAGCACGGAGAAGCCAAGCCATGA
- the cysK gene encoding cysteine synthase A — translation MKANTILETIGNTPHVRVSKLFPGSEVWIKSERSNPGGSIKDRIALAMIEAAEANGDLKPGGTIIEPTSGNTGVGLAMVAAVKGYKLILVMPESMSLERRRLMLAYGATFDLTPREKGMKGAIERALELVRQTPNAWMPQQFENGANIDVHVRTTAQEILNDFRDSPIDVIITGVGTGGHITGVAEALKKHWPDLKVFAVEPSASPVIAGGQPGPHPIQGIGAGFIPRNLHTQALDGVIEVDAAVAKDMARRSASEEGMLVGISSGATLAAILQKLPDLPDTVRVLGFNYDTGERYLSVPDFLPEQ, via the coding sequence ATGAAGGCCAACACCATCCTGGAAACGATCGGCAACACGCCGCACGTCCGCGTGTCCAAGCTGTTCCCCGGTTCGGAAGTCTGGATCAAGTCCGAACGGTCGAACCCCGGCGGATCGATCAAGGACCGTATCGCGCTGGCGATGATCGAGGCGGCGGAAGCGAACGGCGACCTGAAGCCGGGCGGGACGATCATCGAACCGACCAGCGGCAATACCGGCGTCGGGCTGGCGATGGTCGCCGCGGTGAAGGGTTACAAGCTGATCCTCGTCATGCCCGAATCGATGTCGCTGGAACGGCGCCGGCTGATGCTGGCCTATGGCGCGACGTTCGACCTGACGCCGCGCGAAAAGGGCATGAAGGGCGCGATCGAGCGGGCGCTGGAGCTGGTGCGCCAGACGCCGAACGCGTGGATGCCGCAGCAGTTCGAGAACGGCGCCAACATCGACGTCCATGTGCGGACGACCGCCCAGGAGATCCTGAACGATTTCCGCGATTCGCCGATCGACGTCATCATTACCGGCGTCGGCACCGGTGGCCACATCACCGGCGTCGCCGAAGCGCTGAAAAAGCATTGGCCCGACCTGAAGGTGTTCGCGGTGGAGCCATCCGCCTCTCCGGTCATCGCCGGCGGCCAGCCGGGTCCGCATCCGATCCAGGGCATCGGCGCCGGATTCATTCCCCGCAACCTGCACACGCAGGCGCTGGACGGCGTGATCGAGGTCGACGCCGCGGTGGCCAAGGACATGGCGCGGCGATCGGCGTCCGAGGAGGGCATGCTGGTCGGCATCTCGTCCGGCGCGACGCTGGCGGCGATCCTGCAGAAGCTACCCGACCTGCCCGACACCGTCCGGGTGCTCGGCTTCAATTACGACACCGGCGAGCGGTATCTGTCGGTGCCGGATTTCCTGCCCGAGCAATGA